One region of Vigna angularis cultivar LongXiaoDou No.4 chromosome 10, ASM1680809v1, whole genome shotgun sequence genomic DNA includes:
- the LOC108335143 gene encoding CRS2-associated factor 2, mitochondrial isoform X1: MRNSIVSFSICRLPLHERRFLSHFLSDDLYDPPFSPSPKPLKANKKKTHSENGAPKQNGAPKFPLKSNLPFDFRYSYSETQPSAVPISFRESPKFSPFGPGRLDRTWTGISAPVRSEPDWKRVEEEQNRVLGAPLSEDEVVELVERYRHSDCVRQINLGKGGVTHNMLDDIHNHWKKAEAVRIKCLGVPTLDMDNVCFHLENKSYGKVIYRNINILLLYRGRNYDPKNRPVIPLMLWKPYAPIYPRLVKNVIEGLTYEETKEIRNNGLNSDPLIKLTRNGVYVNVVERVREAFKTREVVRLDCTHVGTSDCKKIGVKLRDLVPCVPILFKDEQIILWRGNFNEEQPSDSQCQQGEKALIHN, from the exons ATGCGGAACAGCATCGTCTCGTTCTCCATCTGTCGTTTACCACTTCATGAGCGTCGTTTCCTCAGCCATTTCCTTTCCGATGACCTATACGACCCGCCGTTCTCCCCTTCTCCGAAACCCCTCAAAGCAAACAAGAAAAAGACGCATTCCGAAAACGGAGCTCCGAAACAAAACGGAGCCCCAAAGTTTCCCTTAAAATCGAACCTCCCATTCGATTTCAGATACTCCTATTCGGAGACCCAACCTTCGGCTGTGCCCATCAGTTTTCGCGAATCGCCCAAGTTCTCCCCGTTTGGGCCTGGCCGGCTCGACCGGACATGGACCGGCATTTCTGCTCCGGTTCGGAGTGAACCGGACTGGAAGAGGGTGGAGGAGGAACAAAACCGGGTTCTCGGAGCGCCACTCAGTGAGGATGAGGTGGTCGAGCTCGTCGAGCGCTACCGTCACAGTGACTGTGTCAGGCAAATCAATTTAG GAAAGGGTGGAGTCACTCACAACATGTTGGACGACATCCATAACCACTGGAAGAAGGCTGAAGCTGTGAGGATTAAGTGCTTGGGTGTGCCAACTCTTGACATGGACAATGTTTGCTTCCACCTTGAG AACAAGTCTTATGGGAAAGTTATCTACCGCAACATCAATATACTGCTTCTGTACAGAGGACGGAATTATGATCCCAAAAACCGTCCAGTTATTCCTCTCATGCTGTGGAAGCCTTATGCACCAATATATCCTAGGCTTGTGAAGAATGTAATAGAAGGCTTGACATatgaagaaacaaaagaaattagaaaCAACGGATTGAATTCAGATCCTCTCATTAAACTCA CCAGAAATGGTGTGTATGTGAATGTGGTGGAGAGGGTGAGGGAGGCTTTTAAGACTAGGGAGGTTGTGAGACTTGACTGTACCCATGTGGGAACCAGTGACTGCAAAAAGATTGGAGTCAAGCTAAGG GATTTGGTGCCATGTGTCCCTATCTTATTTAAGGATGAGCAGATAATTCTCTGGAGAGGAAATTTCAATGAAGAGCAGCCTTCAGATTCACAATGTCAGCAA GGTGAAAAAGCATTGATTCACAACTGA
- the LOC108335143 gene encoding CRS2-associated factor 2, mitochondrial isoform X2: MRNSIVSFSICRLPLHERRFLSHFLSDDLYDPPFSPSPKPLKANKKKTHSENGAPKQNGAPKFPLKSNLPFDFRYSYSETQPSAVPISFRESPKFSPFGPGRLDRTWTGISAPVRSEPDWKRVEEEQNRVLGAPLSEDEVVELVERYRHSDCVRQINLGKGGVTHNMLDDIHNHWKKAEAVRIKCLGVPTLDMDNVCFHLENKSYGKVIYRNINILLLYRGRNYDPKNRPVIPLMLWKPYAPIYPRLVKNVIEGLTYEETKEIRNNGLNSDPLIKLTRNGVYVNVVERVREAFKTREVVRLDCTHVGTSDCKKIGVKLRDLVPCVPILFKDEQIILWRGNFNEEQPSDSQCQQVIQS, from the exons ATGCGGAACAGCATCGTCTCGTTCTCCATCTGTCGTTTACCACTTCATGAGCGTCGTTTCCTCAGCCATTTCCTTTCCGATGACCTATACGACCCGCCGTTCTCCCCTTCTCCGAAACCCCTCAAAGCAAACAAGAAAAAGACGCATTCCGAAAACGGAGCTCCGAAACAAAACGGAGCCCCAAAGTTTCCCTTAAAATCGAACCTCCCATTCGATTTCAGATACTCCTATTCGGAGACCCAACCTTCGGCTGTGCCCATCAGTTTTCGCGAATCGCCCAAGTTCTCCCCGTTTGGGCCTGGCCGGCTCGACCGGACATGGACCGGCATTTCTGCTCCGGTTCGGAGTGAACCGGACTGGAAGAGGGTGGAGGAGGAACAAAACCGGGTTCTCGGAGCGCCACTCAGTGAGGATGAGGTGGTCGAGCTCGTCGAGCGCTACCGTCACAGTGACTGTGTCAGGCAAATCAATTTAG GAAAGGGTGGAGTCACTCACAACATGTTGGACGACATCCATAACCACTGGAAGAAGGCTGAAGCTGTGAGGATTAAGTGCTTGGGTGTGCCAACTCTTGACATGGACAATGTTTGCTTCCACCTTGAG AACAAGTCTTATGGGAAAGTTATCTACCGCAACATCAATATACTGCTTCTGTACAGAGGACGGAATTATGATCCCAAAAACCGTCCAGTTATTCCTCTCATGCTGTGGAAGCCTTATGCACCAATATATCCTAGGCTTGTGAAGAATGTAATAGAAGGCTTGACATatgaagaaacaaaagaaattagaaaCAACGGATTGAATTCAGATCCTCTCATTAAACTCA CCAGAAATGGTGTGTATGTGAATGTGGTGGAGAGGGTGAGGGAGGCTTTTAAGACTAGGGAGGTTGTGAGACTTGACTGTACCCATGTGGGAACCAGTGACTGCAAAAAGATTGGAGTCAAGCTAAGG GATTTGGTGCCATGTGTCCCTATCTTATTTAAGGATGAGCAGATAATTCTCTGGAGAGGAAATTTCAATGAAGAGCAGCCTTCAGATTCACAATGTCAGCAAGTAATACAAAGTTGA